A region of Allocoleopsis franciscana PCC 7113 DNA encodes the following proteins:
- a CDS encoding polysaccharide pyruvyl transferase family protein, whose translation MKTLVAGWFSFKNMNVTAGDLMARDLTCEWLERAGHTYDVANEPPFVGGVDWRSVEPNNYSHVVFVCGPFGNGQPLTEFLERFAHSRLIGLDLSMLDPINEWNPFDVLLERDSSAASRPDITFLARQAKVPVVGIILVHPQNEYGSRAKHQVANDAIERLIASREMVAVPIDTCLDPNTTNLRTAAEVESMIARMDFVVTTRLHGTALALKNSVPVLAIDAISGGAKVLRQAQTIGWPLVFPVDDLTDEALHKAFDYCQTEEARAKAKECREQAIKAVEEIRDKFISAFDPADVSSSRVGKHKESNQKQSYSELILSKIGPTALKRKAKTLQRRAMHKAGNWLLEQYNKN comes from the coding sequence ATGAAGACTCTCGTGGCTGGTTGGTTTAGTTTCAAGAACATGAACGTTACGGCTGGCGATTTAATGGCGCGAGATCTAACCTGTGAATGGCTCGAACGTGCCGGTCATACCTATGACGTTGCTAATGAGCCTCCATTTGTGGGTGGCGTCGATTGGCGTTCGGTCGAACCCAACAATTATTCACACGTTGTGTTCGTCTGCGGCCCTTTTGGTAACGGTCAACCTCTAACTGAATTTCTAGAACGCTTCGCACATTCTCGCCTGATCGGTCTTGACTTATCAATGCTCGATCCGATTAATGAATGGAATCCTTTCGACGTACTTCTAGAACGAGACAGTTCTGCTGCTTCCCGTCCGGATATTACGTTCCTTGCTCGCCAAGCGAAGGTTCCTGTTGTAGGTATTATCTTGGTTCATCCCCAAAATGAATATGGGAGTAGAGCCAAGCATCAAGTTGCAAATGATGCCATTGAGCGACTCATCGCTTCGCGAGAAATGGTTGCTGTGCCTATCGATACTTGTCTCGATCCAAATACTACAAACCTCCGCACCGCAGCTGAAGTAGAATCGATGATTGCCCGCATGGATTTTGTAGTAACAACACGCTTGCATGGAACGGCATTAGCGCTCAAAAATAGTGTTCCTGTGCTCGCTATTGATGCCATTTCAGGAGGAGCAAAAGTTCTACGTCAGGCACAAACTATTGGCTGGCCTTTGGTATTTCCAGTTGACGACCTGACTGACGAGGCATTGCACAAGGCTTTTGACTACTGTCAAACCGAAGAAGCACGAGCAAAAGCGAAGGAATGCCGCGAGCAGGCTATCAAAGCGGTTGAAGAGATACGCGATAAATTTATTTCTGCCTTCGATCCAGCAGATGTATCGAGTTCAAGAGTCGGAAAGCATAAAGAGTCCAACCAAAAACAATCTTATTCCGAACTCATCCTGTCTAAAATTGGGCCGACAGCGCTAAAGCGTAAAGCAAAAACCTTACAACGTAGAGCTATGCATAAAGCCGGAAACTGGCTTTTAGAGCAATACAACAAAAACTAG
- a CDS encoding glycosyltransferase family 2 protein: MTKVSVIVPVYQVEKYIAAAVESVLQQSYKEFEILIVDDGSPDKSVEICQQFTDSRIKIIRQANRGLAGARNTGIRHAQGEYLAFLDSDDLWLPEKLEKHIEHLESSPSVGISFCPSAFIDEVGQPRGTFSKPKLKDIEPSILLRDNPIGNGSAPVVRRAALEGIKYQDNLYSTVEDFYFDESLRQAEDLDCWLRIAIQTDWQIEGIPEALTLYRVNSGGLSAGLLKQLKYLEKVIEKTRSYAPELIAQWEVPVKAYHLRYLGRSAIRLRDGSMAVKLIHQALVTHWCLLLEEPGRTLMTLATAYLLWLLPKHCYQQIRALILNIKGVIVSIKGIKQKQFRVCLSSVSSELASSTPSRITF; the protein is encoded by the coding sequence ATGACAAAAGTTTCTGTGATTGTCCCTGTATATCAAGTAGAAAAATATATCGCTGCTGCTGTTGAATCAGTTCTTCAGCAAAGCTACAAAGAATTTGAAATTCTCATTGTTGATGACGGCTCTCCTGATAAAAGTGTAGAGATTTGCCAACAATTTACAGATTCTAGAATTAAAATTATTCGTCAGGCAAATCGGGGATTAGCTGGAGCCAGAAACACAGGAATTCGTCACGCCCAAGGCGAGTATTTAGCTTTTTTAGATTCCGATGACCTCTGGTTACCAGAAAAGTTAGAAAAACATATTGAGCATTTAGAAAGTTCTCCATCTGTAGGTATTAGTTTTTGTCCCTCTGCTTTTATCGATGAAGTGGGACAACCCAGGGGAACTTTTTCAAAACCCAAACTGAAAGATATTGAACCGTCTATTTTGCTTCGAGACAATCCAATTGGCAATGGTTCTGCACCAGTGGTTCGGCGAGCAGCTTTGGAAGGAATTAAATACCAAGACAATCTTTACAGCACTGTTGAAGACTTTTATTTTGATGAATCTTTGCGTCAAGCAGAAGACCTTGATTGTTGGCTTCGCATCGCGATCCAAACCGACTGGCAGATTGAGGGTATTCCTGAAGCCCTAACGCTGTACCGGGTGAACTCAGGAGGACTTTCAGCCGGTCTGCTTAAGCAATTAAAATACCTAGAAAAGGTAATTGAAAAAACACGGTCTTACGCTCCGGAACTGATAGCTCAGTGGGAAGTTCCTGTTAAGGCTTACCACCTCAGGTATTTAGGTAGAAGTGCGATACGTCTAAGAGATGGTTCAATGGCTGTGAAACTGATTCATCAAGCTTTGGTTACTCACTGGTGTCTCCTCCTTGAAGAACCAGGTCGCACGCTCATGACCTTGGCTACGGCCTACTTACTCTGGCTCTTACCCAAGCATTGCTACCAGCAAATCCGGGCTTTGATTTTAAACATTAAAGGAGTGATCGTCTCAATAAAGGGTATTAAGCAAAAGCAATTCAGGGTGTGTCTGTCAAGTGTTTCATCAGAATTGGCCAGCTCAACACCATCCCGAATAACATTCTGA
- a CDS encoding glycosyltransferase family 4 protein — MNVQPDQTIALLPWGDLFEDFHDTIGISFETFCKELTGSWQFGYIDALSAAGVRTVLFFASEHVSTPSRFTHVPTGATVCVLPASPLHRAVRYTVKRTLFPGLKTLGAYLSTPLGLLARELRREGCNAILCQEYEYARFDVCVLLGKLMRLPVFATFQGGHQQLSRLEAPMRALALQHCTGLIIATQTEIERVRTNYGMPPAKLARIFNPLDVKLWCAIDRDEARGQLGIPLDAQVVVWHGRVEINRKGLDVLLEAWKQICCDRPGIDLRLLLVGTGSDADELRQRIATMQLRGVMWIDEFVNDRTKMRCYLSAANVYTLPSRHEGFPVAPIEAMACGLPVVAADAPGIPDIFEGGEASGGLVVPRGDAKALALALGRILDDEAGRRELGKRARCRAEDSFSLEVIGKQLHDFLLSHQT, encoded by the coding sequence GTGAATGTTCAACCCGACCAAACGATCGCTCTGCTACCCTGGGGCGACCTATTTGAGGATTTTCATGACACTATCGGCATTTCATTTGAGACATTCTGCAAAGAGCTGACGGGTAGCTGGCAGTTCGGTTACATCGATGCTCTAAGTGCTGCTGGGGTACGCACTGTTTTATTCTTCGCTTCAGAGCATGTTTCTACACCGTCGCGCTTCACTCATGTGCCGACGGGAGCTACGGTATGCGTTTTGCCAGCTTCACCCCTTCACCGCGCTGTTCGCTACACGGTTAAACGCACCTTGTTTCCAGGACTAAAGACATTAGGCGCATACCTGTCTACACCATTAGGGTTACTTGCCCGTGAATTGAGACGTGAAGGTTGCAACGCTATTCTGTGCCAAGAGTATGAGTACGCTCGCTTCGACGTTTGCGTACTGTTGGGAAAGTTAATGCGTCTGCCAGTATTTGCTACCTTCCAGGGGGGGCATCAGCAACTTAGCCGTCTTGAAGCTCCCATGAGAGCGCTAGCATTGCAACATTGCACAGGCTTGATTATCGCTACCCAAACAGAAATTGAGCGAGTACGTACTAACTATGGTATGCCGCCTGCAAAGCTGGCACGTATTTTTAACCCATTAGATGTAAAGCTCTGGTGCGCGATTGACCGCGATGAAGCAAGGGGTCAACTCGGCATTCCGCTAGATGCTCAGGTTGTAGTGTGGCATGGGCGAGTCGAGATCAATCGCAAGGGGCTGGATGTTTTGCTAGAGGCTTGGAAACAGATTTGCTGCGATCGTCCTGGCATAGACTTGCGGCTTTTGCTGGTAGGGACAGGCAGCGATGCTGACGAACTGCGTCAGCGCATAGCGACTATGCAACTGCGAGGAGTGATGTGGATAGACGAATTTGTAAACGATCGCACCAAGATGCGGTGTTACCTCTCGGCTGCCAACGTTTATACTCTGCCATCCCGACACGAAGGCTTTCCAGTAGCGCCGATTGAGGCAATGGCTTGCGGTTTACCCGTAGTCGCTGCCGATGCTCCTGGCATACCCGACATCTTTGAAGGAGGTGAGGCTTCAGGTGGGTTAGTCGTCCCTCGTGGCGACGCGAAAGCATTAGCACTAGCACTCGGTCGCATTTTAGACGATGAAGCGGGGAGACGCGAGTTAGGCAAGCGTGCTCGGTGTCGAGCAGAAGATTCCTTTTCACTGGAGGTGATTGGTAAGCAACTACATGACTTTCTCTTGAGCCATCAAACCTAA
- a CDS encoding lipopolysaccharide biosynthesis protein gives MLIFKKLRHILSGQFIRNFGWMGGAELANRVFRLGTTVVLARLLTPQDYGLVAIVLTTNEFSNVFTLRSGIGSKIIQADEKELSVISNTAYWLNWILCGSLFTIQCLAAFPIALFYHNTQLILPICVTAIVYLMLPFFLVQGALIQRENRLNIFALCNVTQSLIGNILTIALAIMGLGMWAIVLPIVLSTPVWVVICRRSHTWRAPKSISFAHWQKIARFGTNILGVELLTKLRSNIDYLIIGHFLGVDALGIYYFAFNAGLGISMNVLGAFTSALYPHLCEVRGDLKQLKQRFFSSLKTTMAVMFPLILAQSSLAPIYVPIIFGQKWVSAIPILTIICLSALSYPLYSSTNSLLTAVNKTHVTLRFSLIYTMIFALAILVAVKWGILWVAASVLTCQLLLPPAYSISAIRYVFAKHSSFSLAEEKP, from the coding sequence ATGCTAATCTTCAAAAAGCTGAGGCACATACTATCTGGTCAATTTATTCGTAACTTTGGATGGATGGGAGGAGCAGAATTAGCTAATCGCGTTTTCCGCTTAGGAACAACAGTTGTTTTAGCTCGCTTACTTACTCCTCAGGATTATGGGCTGGTAGCAATTGTTCTCACCACGAATGAATTTTCCAATGTTTTTACCCTCAGGTCTGGTATCGGCTCTAAAATTATCCAAGCTGATGAAAAAGAGCTTAGTGTTATCAGTAATACGGCATATTGGCTGAATTGGATTTTATGTGGCTCGCTGTTTACTATTCAGTGTTTGGCAGCTTTTCCGATTGCTTTGTTTTATCACAATACCCAATTAATTTTACCTATTTGTGTGACAGCTATAGTTTATCTAATGCTGCCGTTCTTCTTGGTTCAGGGGGCTTTAATTCAGCGAGAGAACCGACTCAATATCTTTGCTTTATGTAATGTCACACAATCACTTATCGGGAACATTCTAACTATCGCTCTAGCTATCATGGGTCTAGGCATGTGGGCAATCGTGTTACCTATTGTTCTTTCAACTCCAGTATGGGTCGTAATTTGTAGGAGAAGTCATACCTGGCGAGCTCCCAAATCTATAAGTTTCGCTCATTGGCAGAAAATTGCTCGTTTTGGTACAAACATACTTGGTGTGGAATTATTAACCAAGCTCCGAAGTAATATAGATTACTTAATAATTGGACATTTCCTCGGAGTTGATGCTTTAGGTATCTACTATTTTGCCTTCAATGCTGGTTTGGGGATTAGCATGAATGTTTTAGGTGCGTTTACATCCGCTTTGTATCCTCATTTATGTGAAGTTCGTGGAGATTTAAAGCAGCTTAAACAGAGATTCTTCAGCAGCCTTAAGACCACGATGGCGGTTATGTTTCCCCTCATTCTTGCACAATCGAGTTTAGCTCCAATTTATGTGCCAATTATTTTCGGTCAAAAGTGGGTAAGTGCTATCCCGATCTTGACTATCATTTGCCTTTCAGCCCTTTCATATCCCCTTTATAGTTCAACCAATTCTCTCCTAACTGCGGTGAATAAAACTCATGTTACTCTTCGTTTTAGCTTGATTTATACCATGATTTTCGCACTCGCTATACTAGTCGCTGTTAAATGGGGCATCCTTTGGGTAGCTGCCTCCGTACTCACTTGCCAGCTACTTTTACCACCTGCTTACAGTATCTCGGCTATTAGATATGTCTTCGCCAAACATTCATCCTTCTCATTGGCTGAGGAAAAACCATAA
- a CDS encoding glycosyltransferase family 2 protein, translated as MPTISVIIPTYNAERSILETIESVRKQTFSNFELIVIDDGSTDRTLELLSSVVDERIKVFPYENAGGPIARNRGISRTTGEFLTFLDHDDLWTPDKLELQLAALQQHPDAGVAYSWTYYLQENGESFHAGEPLFFEGNVYSQLLVKNFLDSGSNPLIRRSIIEEIGGFDPEFPYCADWEFYLRLAEHCKFIVVPKHQIFYRQSSGSMSSKIESMEDFNVQACEKLFESVPPELQYLKQQSLAHIYQELAHLCLVRISDAGGAKQASQKLQKAIRLYPRILLNKKTLTLAIKLLLIRVLSPKIASHLLQLSSKNRASRIQYSNSERVLQ; from the coding sequence ATGCCTACAATCTCCGTTATTATACCTACCTATAATGCCGAGCGTAGTATCTTAGAAACCATAGAATCTGTCCGGAAACAAACTTTCTCTAATTTTGAGTTAATTGTTATTGATGATGGTTCAACTGATCGAACTCTCGAGTTACTTTCTAGCGTTGTTGATGAACGTATAAAGGTTTTTCCGTATGAAAATGCAGGAGGTCCGATAGCGCGCAATCGAGGTATTTCTCGGACTACGGGAGAATTTCTCACTTTTCTCGATCATGATGACTTATGGACTCCCGATAAGTTGGAGTTACAACTAGCGGCTTTGCAACAGCATCCAGACGCTGGAGTGGCTTATAGCTGGACTTATTACCTGCAAGAAAATGGAGAATCCTTCCATGCAGGGGAGCCTTTGTTTTTCGAGGGAAATGTTTATTCCCAGTTATTGGTGAAAAATTTTTTAGATAGTGGTTCTAATCCTCTAATTCGTAGAAGTATTATTGAAGAGATTGGAGGGTTCGATCCTGAGTTTCCCTACTGTGCAGACTGGGAATTTTATCTACGGCTAGCAGAGCATTGCAAGTTTATTGTGGTTCCTAAACATCAGATTTTCTATCGCCAATCGTCCGGTTCAATGTCATCCAAGATTGAGTCGATGGAAGATTTCAATGTTCAAGCTTGTGAGAAATTGTTTGAATCGGTTCCGCCAGAACTGCAATATCTCAAACAACAAAGTTTAGCCCATATTTATCAGGAGTTGGCACACCTATGCTTAGTACGAATTTCCGATGCAGGCGGGGCTAAGCAGGCTAGTCAGAAGTTGCAAAAAGCAATTCGTCTATATCCACGAATTTTATTAAATAAGAAGACTCTTACTTTGGCAATCAAACTTCTGTTGATCAGAGTTCTCTCACCTAAGATTGCTAGTCATCTACTTCAGCTAAGCAGCAAAAATCGCGCTAGTCGTATTCAATACTCTAATAGCGAGAGAGTTCTTCAATAG
- a CDS encoding glycosyltransferase family 2 protein encodes MPTISVVIPAYNAERTILETVASVLQQTFSDFELIVIDDGSKDRTVELLQSIKDERLKVFSYENGGLPVARNRGISRSAGEFITFVDADDLWTRNKLELQLAALQQHPEAGVAYSWTSCIDEQGELLFQYAPTFYEGNVYAQLLIGDFIYSGSNTMIRKQAIESAGEFDPTLKSCEDWDYWLRLAVRWPFVVVRKHQILYRRSSGAMSSKIDVMKEAALIAIDKAYKAAPPELQSLKNQTLTSFYKYCAELYLRYSTNLDGISKAGHNLWLASRANPKVVVDRNFLSLFKWLIKRWILIGLSPNH; translated from the coding sequence ATGCCCACTATATCTGTAGTCATTCCGGCTTACAATGCTGAGCGCACAATTTTAGAAACTGTCGCTTCAGTACTGCAACAAACCTTTTCAGATTTTGAACTCATTGTGATTGATGACGGCTCAAAAGACCGAACGGTAGAGCTACTTCAGAGTATCAAAGACGAACGTCTAAAAGTTTTCTCTTATGAAAATGGTGGACTGCCCGTAGCTCGCAATCGCGGCATTTCTCGTTCTGCCGGAGAGTTTATTACCTTTGTTGATGCTGATGATCTGTGGACACGGAATAAGTTGGAATTGCAACTAGCTGCCTTACAGCAGCATCCAGAAGCTGGAGTGGCTTATAGCTGGACTAGTTGTATAGATGAACAAGGAGAACTTTTGTTCCAATACGCGCCAACCTTCTATGAAGGTAATGTTTATGCCCAGTTGTTAATCGGTGATTTTATTTACAGCGGGTCAAATACTATGATTCGCAAGCAAGCGATTGAGTCCGCAGGAGAGTTCGATCCCACATTGAAATCTTGTGAAGACTGGGATTATTGGCTGCGGTTAGCAGTTCGTTGGCCGTTTGTAGTCGTTCGCAAGCACCAAATTCTCTACCGCCGCTCTTCAGGTGCCATGTCATCCAAAATTGACGTGATGAAAGAAGCAGCTTTAATTGCGATTGACAAGGCTTATAAAGCGGCTCCTCCAGAACTACAATCTCTTAAGAATCAAACCTTGACCAGTTTTTACAAGTACTGTGCGGAGCTTTATTTAAGATACAGTACAAATCTTGATGGAATTAGTAAGGCTGGTCACAACTTGTGGCTAGCCAGTCGAGCGAATCCTAAAGTTGTGGTAGACAGAAACTTTCTCAGTCTTTTTAAATGGTTAATCAAACGTTGGATATTAATTGGGTTAAGCCCTAATCATTAA